The Tripterygium wilfordii isolate XIE 37 chromosome 4, ASM1340144v1, whole genome shotgun sequence genome has a window encoding:
- the LOC119997277 gene encoding RNA-binding KH domain-containing protein PEPPER-like isoform X1 → MPDDAPYAEAATMGVTAVEIEPAEAEPIQVEQVQQQGAAKWPGWPGDNVFRLIVTVAKVGSIIGRKGEHVKKICGETGARIRVFEGPVRSSDRVERHGFQSFAVGDNTLELILLGFICCRGLRVMISGREELEAELSPAMDAVLRVFKCVNGLSSIEGEDCDSADGGSAFCSARFLVASSQAISLIGKQGSMIKSLHESTGASVRVFLEDESPSYLTSDERIIEIHGETKKVLKALQAVLLQLRKFLVDHSVIPVFEKMYSATISHDLPVDSPVDKIRPFHSAPISQTGIGSDYSLSLKRDPFMYDREAHLDAEITQSGFSHYGQDPAFGGLRLPGVRHTGTPLVTQVTHTMQVSLSYAEDIIGIGGSNIAYIRSTSGAILTVQESRCFSDDITIEIKGSTSQVQTAQLLIQEFISSHKEPASMYRDIDARSSSYSDMPETAYPSSSFASNAGGYRSSSFEHRSPSIRGYGNYRF, encoded by the exons ATGCCAGACGACGCTCCTTATGCGGAGGCCGCGACAATGGGAGTCACCGCCGTGGAAATTGAGCCCGCAGAAGCAGAGCCTATACAAGTGGAACAAGTACAGCAGCAAGGGGCGGCCAAATGGCCGGGGTGGCCGGGAGACAACGTGTTTAGGCTAATAGTAACGGTGGCCAAGGTGGGCAGTATCATTGGCCGCAAGGGCGAGCACGTCAAGAAGATCTGCGGAGAGACCGGCGCCCGTATTCGCGTCTTCGAAGGCCCTGTCCGCAGCTCTGATCGTGTC GAGAGGCATGGGTTTCAGAGCTTTGCGGTCGGAGATAACACGTTGGAGCTGATACTTTTAGGGTTCATATGCTGTCGTGGGCTAAGG GTTATGATATCCGGAAGAGAAGAACTTGAGGCAGAACTGTCCCCTGCAATGGATGCAGTGCTCAGAGTATTCAAATGCGTCAATGGTCTATCTAGTATTGAAGGTGAAGATTGTGATTCAGCTGATGGCGGGTCTGCCTTTTGTTCTGCTAGGTTTTTAGTGGCATCTTCACAGGCAATTTCCTTGATTGGGAAGCAAGGATCTATGATCAAATCATTACATGAGAGCACCGGTGCCTCTGTACGAGTTTTCCTAGAAG ATGAATCGccctcctatttgacttcagATGAGAGAATTATAGAGATACATGGCGAAACTAAGAAGGTTCTTAAAGCACTTCAAGCGGTTCTATTACAGCTGAGGAAGTTCTTGGTTGATCACAGTGTCATTCCTGTATTTGAAAAAATG TATAGTGCAACAATTTCGCATGATCTTCCAGTGGATTCACCTGTTGATAAAATTCGACCATTCCATTCTGCTCCTATTTCTCAAACTGGCATTGGTTCTGATTATTCCCTATCTTTAAAGCGTGATCCTTTTATGTATGATCGTGAAGCACATCTAGACGCAGAAATCACACAATCTGGGTTCTCTCATTATGGACAAGATCCTGCATTTGGTGGGTTACGTTTGCCAGGAGTTCGACATACTGGTACACCTTTGGTAACTCAG GTGACACATACGATGCAAGTGTCTCTCTCATACGCAGAGGACATCATTGGGATTGGTGGGTCGAATATTGCCTACATTCGTAGTACTAGTGGAGCAATCCTCACAGTCCAAGAGAGTAGGTGTTTTTCCGATGATATTACTATTGAGATTAAGGGTTCTACTTCCCAAGTGCAGACTGCTCAACTGCTCATTCAG GAGTTTATAAGCAGCCACAAGGAACCTGCAAGCATGTACAGGGATATTGATGCGAGATCAAGTTCATACTCAGACATGCCAGAAACTGCATACCCTTCATCCTCTTTTGCTTCCAATGCAGGTGGGTACAGATCCTCAAGTTTTGAGCACAGATCCCCTAGTATCAGAGGCTATGGCAATTATAGGTTCTGA
- the LOC119997277 gene encoding RNA-binding KH domain-containing protein PEPPER-like isoform X2: MPDDAPYAEAATMGVTAVEIEPAEAEPIQVEQVQQQGAAKWPGWPGDNVFRLIVTVAKVGSIIGRKGEHVKKICGETGARIRVFEGPVRSSDRVERHGFQSFAVGDNTLELILLGFICCRGLRVMISGREELEAELSPAMDAVLRVFKCVNGLSSIEGEDCDSADGGSAFCSARFLVASSQAISLIGKQGSMIKSLHESTGASVRVFLEDERIIEIHGETKKVLKALQAVLLQLRKFLVDHSVIPVFEKMYSATISHDLPVDSPVDKIRPFHSAPISQTGIGSDYSLSLKRDPFMYDREAHLDAEITQSGFSHYGQDPAFGGLRLPGVRHTGTPLVTQVTHTMQVSLSYAEDIIGIGGSNIAYIRSTSGAILTVQESRCFSDDITIEIKGSTSQVQTAQLLIQEFISSHKEPASMYRDIDARSSSYSDMPETAYPSSSFASNAGGYRSSSFEHRSPSIRGYGNYRF; the protein is encoded by the exons ATGCCAGACGACGCTCCTTATGCGGAGGCCGCGACAATGGGAGTCACCGCCGTGGAAATTGAGCCCGCAGAAGCAGAGCCTATACAAGTGGAACAAGTACAGCAGCAAGGGGCGGCCAAATGGCCGGGGTGGCCGGGAGACAACGTGTTTAGGCTAATAGTAACGGTGGCCAAGGTGGGCAGTATCATTGGCCGCAAGGGCGAGCACGTCAAGAAGATCTGCGGAGAGACCGGCGCCCGTATTCGCGTCTTCGAAGGCCCTGTCCGCAGCTCTGATCGTGTC GAGAGGCATGGGTTTCAGAGCTTTGCGGTCGGAGATAACACGTTGGAGCTGATACTTTTAGGGTTCATATGCTGTCGTGGGCTAAGG GTTATGATATCCGGAAGAGAAGAACTTGAGGCAGAACTGTCCCCTGCAATGGATGCAGTGCTCAGAGTATTCAAATGCGTCAATGGTCTATCTAGTATTGAAGGTGAAGATTGTGATTCAGCTGATGGCGGGTCTGCCTTTTGTTCTGCTAGGTTTTTAGTGGCATCTTCACAGGCAATTTCCTTGATTGGGAAGCAAGGATCTATGATCAAATCATTACATGAGAGCACCGGTGCCTCTGTACGAGTTTTCCTAGAAG ATGAGAGAATTATAGAGATACATGGCGAAACTAAGAAGGTTCTTAAAGCACTTCAAGCGGTTCTATTACAGCTGAGGAAGTTCTTGGTTGATCACAGTGTCATTCCTGTATTTGAAAAAATG TATAGTGCAACAATTTCGCATGATCTTCCAGTGGATTCACCTGTTGATAAAATTCGACCATTCCATTCTGCTCCTATTTCTCAAACTGGCATTGGTTCTGATTATTCCCTATCTTTAAAGCGTGATCCTTTTATGTATGATCGTGAAGCACATCTAGACGCAGAAATCACACAATCTGGGTTCTCTCATTATGGACAAGATCCTGCATTTGGTGGGTTACGTTTGCCAGGAGTTCGACATACTGGTACACCTTTGGTAACTCAG GTGACACATACGATGCAAGTGTCTCTCTCATACGCAGAGGACATCATTGGGATTGGTGGGTCGAATATTGCCTACATTCGTAGTACTAGTGGAGCAATCCTCACAGTCCAAGAGAGTAGGTGTTTTTCCGATGATATTACTATTGAGATTAAGGGTTCTACTTCCCAAGTGCAGACTGCTCAACTGCTCATTCAG GAGTTTATAAGCAGCCACAAGGAACCTGCAAGCATGTACAGGGATATTGATGCGAGATCAAGTTCATACTCAGACATGCCAGAAACTGCATACCCTTCATCCTCTTTTGCTTCCAATGCAGGTGGGTACAGATCCTCAAGTTTTGAGCACAGATCCCCTAGTATCAGAGGCTATGGCAATTATAGGTTCTGA
- the LOC119997277 gene encoding RNA-binding KH domain-containing protein PEPPER-like isoform X4, producing MPDDAPYAEAATMGVTAVEIEPAEAEPIQVEQVQQQGAAKWPGWPGDNVFRLIVTVAKVGSIIGRKGEHVKKICGETGARIRVFEGPVRSSDRVVMISGREELEAELSPAMDAVLRVFKCVNGLSSIEGEDCDSADGGSAFCSARFLVASSQAISLIGKQGSMIKSLHESTGASVRVFLEDERIIEIHGETKKVLKALQAVLLQLRKFLVDHSVIPVFEKMYSATISHDLPVDSPVDKIRPFHSAPISQTGIGSDYSLSLKRDPFMYDREAHLDAEITQSGFSHYGQDPAFGGLRLPGVRHTGTPLVTQVTHTMQVSLSYAEDIIGIGGSNIAYIRSTSGAILTVQESRCFSDDITIEIKGSTSQVQTAQLLIQEFISSHKEPASMYRDIDARSSSYSDMPETAYPSSSFASNAGGYRSSSFEHRSPSIRGYGNYRF from the exons ATGCCAGACGACGCTCCTTATGCGGAGGCCGCGACAATGGGAGTCACCGCCGTGGAAATTGAGCCCGCAGAAGCAGAGCCTATACAAGTGGAACAAGTACAGCAGCAAGGGGCGGCCAAATGGCCGGGGTGGCCGGGAGACAACGTGTTTAGGCTAATAGTAACGGTGGCCAAGGTGGGCAGTATCATTGGCCGCAAGGGCGAGCACGTCAAGAAGATCTGCGGAGAGACCGGCGCCCGTATTCGCGTCTTCGAAGGCCCTGTCCGCAGCTCTGATCGTGTC GTTATGATATCCGGAAGAGAAGAACTTGAGGCAGAACTGTCCCCTGCAATGGATGCAGTGCTCAGAGTATTCAAATGCGTCAATGGTCTATCTAGTATTGAAGGTGAAGATTGTGATTCAGCTGATGGCGGGTCTGCCTTTTGTTCTGCTAGGTTTTTAGTGGCATCTTCACAGGCAATTTCCTTGATTGGGAAGCAAGGATCTATGATCAAATCATTACATGAGAGCACCGGTGCCTCTGTACGAGTTTTCCTAGAAG ATGAGAGAATTATAGAGATACATGGCGAAACTAAGAAGGTTCTTAAAGCACTTCAAGCGGTTCTATTACAGCTGAGGAAGTTCTTGGTTGATCACAGTGTCATTCCTGTATTTGAAAAAATG TATAGTGCAACAATTTCGCATGATCTTCCAGTGGATTCACCTGTTGATAAAATTCGACCATTCCATTCTGCTCCTATTTCTCAAACTGGCATTGGTTCTGATTATTCCCTATCTTTAAAGCGTGATCCTTTTATGTATGATCGTGAAGCACATCTAGACGCAGAAATCACACAATCTGGGTTCTCTCATTATGGACAAGATCCTGCATTTGGTGGGTTACGTTTGCCAGGAGTTCGACATACTGGTACACCTTTGGTAACTCAG GTGACACATACGATGCAAGTGTCTCTCTCATACGCAGAGGACATCATTGGGATTGGTGGGTCGAATATTGCCTACATTCGTAGTACTAGTGGAGCAATCCTCACAGTCCAAGAGAGTAGGTGTTTTTCCGATGATATTACTATTGAGATTAAGGGTTCTACTTCCCAAGTGCAGACTGCTCAACTGCTCATTCAG GAGTTTATAAGCAGCCACAAGGAACCTGCAAGCATGTACAGGGATATTGATGCGAGATCAAGTTCATACTCAGACATGCCAGAAACTGCATACCCTTCATCCTCTTTTGCTTCCAATGCAGGTGGGTACAGATCCTCAAGTTTTGAGCACAGATCCCCTAGTATCAGAGGCTATGGCAATTATAGGTTCTGA
- the LOC119997277 gene encoding RNA-binding KH domain-containing protein PEPPER-like isoform X3 → MPDDAPYAEAATMGVTAVEIEPAEAEPIQVEQVQQQGAAKWPGWPGDNVFRLIVTVAKVGSIIGRKGEHVKKICGETGARIRVFEGPVRSSDRVVMISGREELEAELSPAMDAVLRVFKCVNGLSSIEGEDCDSADGGSAFCSARFLVASSQAISLIGKQGSMIKSLHESTGASVRVFLEDESPSYLTSDERIIEIHGETKKVLKALQAVLLQLRKFLVDHSVIPVFEKMYSATISHDLPVDSPVDKIRPFHSAPISQTGIGSDYSLSLKRDPFMYDREAHLDAEITQSGFSHYGQDPAFGGLRLPGVRHTGTPLVTQVTHTMQVSLSYAEDIIGIGGSNIAYIRSTSGAILTVQESRCFSDDITIEIKGSTSQVQTAQLLIQEFISSHKEPASMYRDIDARSSSYSDMPETAYPSSSFASNAGGYRSSSFEHRSPSIRGYGNYRF, encoded by the exons ATGCCAGACGACGCTCCTTATGCGGAGGCCGCGACAATGGGAGTCACCGCCGTGGAAATTGAGCCCGCAGAAGCAGAGCCTATACAAGTGGAACAAGTACAGCAGCAAGGGGCGGCCAAATGGCCGGGGTGGCCGGGAGACAACGTGTTTAGGCTAATAGTAACGGTGGCCAAGGTGGGCAGTATCATTGGCCGCAAGGGCGAGCACGTCAAGAAGATCTGCGGAGAGACCGGCGCCCGTATTCGCGTCTTCGAAGGCCCTGTCCGCAGCTCTGATCGTGTC GTTATGATATCCGGAAGAGAAGAACTTGAGGCAGAACTGTCCCCTGCAATGGATGCAGTGCTCAGAGTATTCAAATGCGTCAATGGTCTATCTAGTATTGAAGGTGAAGATTGTGATTCAGCTGATGGCGGGTCTGCCTTTTGTTCTGCTAGGTTTTTAGTGGCATCTTCACAGGCAATTTCCTTGATTGGGAAGCAAGGATCTATGATCAAATCATTACATGAGAGCACCGGTGCCTCTGTACGAGTTTTCCTAGAAG ATGAATCGccctcctatttgacttcagATGAGAGAATTATAGAGATACATGGCGAAACTAAGAAGGTTCTTAAAGCACTTCAAGCGGTTCTATTACAGCTGAGGAAGTTCTTGGTTGATCACAGTGTCATTCCTGTATTTGAAAAAATG TATAGTGCAACAATTTCGCATGATCTTCCAGTGGATTCACCTGTTGATAAAATTCGACCATTCCATTCTGCTCCTATTTCTCAAACTGGCATTGGTTCTGATTATTCCCTATCTTTAAAGCGTGATCCTTTTATGTATGATCGTGAAGCACATCTAGACGCAGAAATCACACAATCTGGGTTCTCTCATTATGGACAAGATCCTGCATTTGGTGGGTTACGTTTGCCAGGAGTTCGACATACTGGTACACCTTTGGTAACTCAG GTGACACATACGATGCAAGTGTCTCTCTCATACGCAGAGGACATCATTGGGATTGGTGGGTCGAATATTGCCTACATTCGTAGTACTAGTGGAGCAATCCTCACAGTCCAAGAGAGTAGGTGTTTTTCCGATGATATTACTATTGAGATTAAGGGTTCTACTTCCCAAGTGCAGACTGCTCAACTGCTCATTCAG GAGTTTATAAGCAGCCACAAGGAACCTGCAAGCATGTACAGGGATATTGATGCGAGATCAAGTTCATACTCAGACATGCCAGAAACTGCATACCCTTCATCCTCTTTTGCTTCCAATGCAGGTGGGTACAGATCCTCAAGTTTTGAGCACAGATCCCCTAGTATCAGAGGCTATGGCAATTATAGGTTCTGA